In a genomic window of Deltaproteobacteria bacterium:
- the csx17 gene encoding type I-U CRISPR-associated protein Csx17: protein MDRPESFDHRLDGCTSTPLASYLKALGILRLISSPDNNVTDRAADPHARGWWENECFHLRTVLSREALQRFFLEEYAPSPIIAPWNSGSGFYPKDNRDGFGPLIGETVAKRFSAISEAIRSAAKTIEQQGLKEKPTGDAKMTLVAVLRAELPDRALHWLDATLALSGRSLAYPQLLGTGGNDGRLDFTNNFMRRLVALGSAALFDPVSGSPSETARSLFPNALFAAASFGLSGGSPGQFAPGTAGGPNASTGYEAGGEVNPWDFVMMLEGASAFAGAASRRHQGSTASGASFPFTVRAVGAGWGGVDAADEADARAEFWAPLWGRPARFCEIDRLLTEGRAVLNGRTARDGVDFARAAASLGVSRGFSEFERFGFLQRFGKAYLATPLGRRSSASSSGAMLIADLDTGGWLERVRRIGRKQEEPAAARRAIKQLEDAMFGLTTPAPSPDRVQTALVALGRCVEWLAISPRGREGVNAPPPRLSSYWIQRADDGTPEFRVAAAVAGLGLPAPMPVARVAPAGGSTDTPALVPTTDAYDDSTTASNSPDYMGIELPMAAHFAPVDEARFFQGMRLSRRRAWVAEDAPSTVVWTAGGLVSNLLAAMERRMVEATMRGFQDKPFAGAAWAHAEDIAIFIDGDFEDDRCAALLRGLVWAAPARLPRRTSSATAPPRLPPFAYAALKPIFSTNAALRRVGALDGAARVPVPPGLLTRLRAAGRSMDGSMIDEAVRTALNRARSSGLMSPFDRATAHRGAAIGAGTRADRLAASLLIPIDDRDLSALLSRAYSSALRDETPMEDTNDVA, encoded by the coding sequence GCCGCCGACCCTCACGCACGAGGCTGGTGGGAGAACGAGTGCTTCCACCTGCGGACGGTGCTCTCTCGCGAGGCGTTGCAACGATTCTTTTTGGAGGAATATGCACCGAGCCCGATCATTGCGCCCTGGAATAGCGGAAGCGGTTTCTATCCGAAAGACAACCGGGACGGATTCGGTCCGCTGATCGGCGAGACGGTAGCGAAGCGGTTCAGCGCAATCTCCGAGGCGATTCGGTCCGCAGCCAAAACCATCGAACAACAGGGACTCAAGGAGAAGCCGACCGGCGACGCCAAGATGACTCTCGTAGCCGTGCTCCGGGCGGAGCTTCCCGACAGGGCTCTTCACTGGCTTGACGCGACACTCGCATTGTCCGGTCGAAGTCTTGCATACCCTCAGTTGCTGGGAACAGGCGGCAACGATGGGAGGCTTGATTTCACCAACAACTTCATGCGTCGGCTCGTTGCGCTTGGCTCGGCCGCACTGTTCGATCCCGTAAGCGGCTCGCCATCCGAAACCGCGCGATCGCTCTTCCCGAATGCGCTGTTCGCAGCGGCGTCGTTTGGCCTGAGCGGCGGGAGCCCCGGACAATTCGCGCCGGGAACGGCGGGGGGACCGAATGCGAGCACAGGCTACGAGGCCGGCGGCGAGGTGAACCCTTGGGATTTCGTCATGATGCTGGAGGGCGCTAGTGCGTTCGCAGGAGCTGCGAGTCGCCGTCACCAAGGCAGCACGGCTTCGGGCGCAAGCTTTCCATTCACGGTACGGGCAGTCGGAGCGGGTTGGGGGGGTGTCGATGCGGCCGATGAGGCTGATGCGCGCGCAGAGTTCTGGGCGCCGTTGTGGGGCCGGCCCGCGCGTTTCTGCGAGATCGACAGGTTACTCACGGAGGGACGTGCGGTTCTGAACGGACGAACGGCGCGTGACGGCGTCGACTTCGCGAGAGCGGCCGCCAGCTTGGGAGTCAGCCGGGGCTTCTCGGAATTCGAACGTTTCGGTTTCCTCCAGCGTTTCGGCAAGGCCTATCTCGCCACACCGCTCGGGCGCCGGTCATCCGCGTCATCGTCAGGCGCCATGCTCATTGCAGATTTGGACACAGGCGGATGGCTTGAGCGCGTACGACGGATCGGACGCAAACAGGAAGAGCCGGCCGCCGCCAGACGTGCCATCAAGCAGCTTGAAGACGCGATGTTCGGGCTCACCACACCTGCGCCTTCACCGGATCGGGTGCAGACGGCTCTCGTGGCGCTCGGGAGATGCGTCGAATGGCTGGCGATCAGCCCGAGGGGACGGGAGGGCGTCAACGCGCCACCGCCCCGGCTTTCGTCGTACTGGATACAGCGGGCTGATGACGGCACCCCCGAATTTCGGGTCGCGGCCGCAGTCGCCGGGCTCGGGCTGCCGGCGCCGATGCCGGTCGCGCGGGTCGCACCTGCCGGGGGGTCGACAGACACACCGGCACTGGTTCCAACAACGGACGCATACGACGATTCTACTACGGCTTCGAACTCACCGGATTACATGGGGATTGAATTGCCGATGGCTGCCCACTTCGCGCCGGTAGACGAAGCAAGATTCTTCCAGGGCATGCGTCTCTCTAGGCGCCGCGCATGGGTGGCCGAGGACGCCCCATCGACCGTCGTCTGGACCGCGGGAGGTCTTGTATCGAACCTGCTTGCGGCGATGGAGCGGAGAATGGTTGAGGCGACAATGCGCGGATTCCAAGACAAGCCATTCGCCGGAGCCGCTTGGGCACATGCCGAGGACATAGCAATATTCATTGATGGCGACTTTGAAGACGACCGCTGTGCTGCCCTGCTTCGTGGCTTGGTCTGGGCCGCGCCGGCAAGATTGCCGCGCAGGACATCATCCGCAACGGCACCGCCTCGGTTGCCGCCCTTTGCGTATGCCGCACTGAAACCGATTTTCTCGACCAATGCTGCGTTGCGTCGCGTCGGTGCTCTTGACGGCGCGGCTCGTGTGCCGGTGCCGCCAGGGCTGTTGACAAGGCTCCGTGCCGCCGGTCGCAGCATGGATGGGAGTATGATCGACGAAGCGGTCCGCACCGCGCTTAACCGTGCTCGGAGTTCGGGCCTTATGTCGCCATTCGATCGGGCGACCGCACACCGTGGGGCAGCGATCGGCGCCGGTACTCGCGCCGATCGCTTGGCGGCCTCACTGCTGATCCCAATAGATGATCGAGACTTGTCTGCGTTGCTCTCACGAGCCTATTCCTCGGCCTTACGCGATGAAACCCCTATGGAGGACACCAACGATGTCGCTTGA
- the csb2 gene encoding type I-U CRISPR-associated protein Csb2 translates to MFALIFNFPAGRYHATPWGRNVNEADVAWPPEPWRLLRALIAGWRRKGDAERWSETDLADLIDSLAETLPVYRLPPGTIHTHTRHYMPQGKLEKGKEKTALVFDAFIHLPKDAEIVAAWPDVTLSPHLFGFASDVAASLAYLGRAESWTECRATDAWDGEPNCRATGSREGDGMPVRVLASCSPQEYAAERERLLTDSPRAPVGQRQSSRARGRTAEAAFRSKRSGADTLPQRLVDALTLDTADYQDRRWSRPPAAREVIYVRSAEAAPGVIPSIRTRPRRAARKDLPTVARFLMAGRPLPRVEDAVRIGELMRRAALAQFGWDWKEATRRSVPRAPWPISGRNPDGRPLAEPSHAHAFWLPEDADLDGWIDHISVYIASGIDDDIHVKLDQITRLWLPPRQSPDSDETGPAAVKEWRLALEGFGNPTDFAHGARIFGTSRQWRSVTPFLAAGHLKRTGYSGEALRLLKRRGRDVEAIEIEVLNSIPVGGSQRRANHFHRFRSRGGEKQPDAAGALLRITFPGPVSGPLALGFGSHFGLGLFTAMD, encoded by the coding sequence GTGTTCGCTCTGATATTCAATTTCCCTGCCGGGCGCTATCATGCCACCCCGTGGGGACGCAACGTCAACGAGGCGGACGTGGCCTGGCCCCCCGAACCTTGGCGACTGCTGCGCGCGCTGATTGCCGGTTGGCGGCGGAAGGGAGACGCTGAGCGTTGGTCCGAGACCGATCTTGCTGACCTGATCGATTCACTTGCCGAGACACTGCCCGTATACCGACTGCCGCCGGGAACAATTCACACTCATACGCGCCACTACATGCCACAAGGCAAACTTGAGAAGGGTAAGGAGAAGACCGCGCTCGTATTCGACGCGTTCATTCATCTGCCAAAGGATGCCGAGATCGTTGCGGCATGGCCGGACGTGACGCTTTCTCCTCATCTGTTCGGCTTCGCATCCGACGTAGCCGCGTCACTCGCCTATCTCGGTCGCGCCGAGAGTTGGACAGAATGCCGGGCTACGGACGCATGGGACGGTGAACCGAACTGTCGAGCCACCGGTTCCAGAGAAGGCGACGGAATGCCGGTTCGTGTTCTCGCATCGTGCTCACCACAGGAGTATGCCGCAGAACGAGAGCGACTTCTCACCGACTCGCCCCGCGCACCGGTCGGGCAGAGACAGTCTTCAAGAGCCCGCGGCAGGACGGCCGAGGCGGCGTTTCGCAGCAAGCGGAGCGGCGCGGATACTCTGCCCCAACGATTGGTGGACGCTCTGACACTTGACACCGCGGACTACCAGGATCGGCGTTGGAGCCGCCCCCCAGCGGCCCGTGAGGTTATCTATGTTCGATCCGCAGAGGCGGCACCCGGGGTGATTCCCAGTATCCGTACTCGCCCCCGGCGTGCCGCACGGAAGGACCTGCCTACTGTCGCGCGCTTTCTCATGGCGGGTCGCCCCCTGCCTCGCGTGGAAGACGCTGTACGGATCGGAGAGTTGATGCGCCGCGCCGCGCTCGCGCAATTCGGCTGGGACTGGAAAGAGGCGACGAGGCGCTCCGTTCCCCGCGCACCATGGCCGATCTCCGGGAGAAACCCGGATGGGAGACCTCTTGCGGAACCGTCCCATGCCCACGCGTTCTGGTTACCAGAGGACGCCGACCTGGACGGGTGGATCGACCATATCTCGGTATACATTGCGAGCGGCATCGACGATGATATTCACGTCAAGCTCGATCAAATCACGCGCCTCTGGCTGCCGCCGAGGCAAAGCCCGGACAGCGACGAGACCGGACCAGCCGCGGTCAAGGAATGGCGGCTTGCCCTGGAGGGATTCGGAAATCCCACCGATTTCGCGCACGGCGCGCGGATCTTCGGCACCTCAAGGCAGTGGCGGAGTGTGACGCCGTTTCTTGCCGCCGGGCACCTGAAGCGAACGGGTTATTCAGGCGAAGCGCTACGACTGCTCAAGCGTCGTGGACGGGACGTCGAGGCAATCGAGATCGAGGTACTCAATAGCATCCCGGTTGGTGGTAGCCAGCGCCGCGCCAACCACTTCCACAGATTCCGTTCACGTGGTGGCGAGAAACAGCCCGATGCCGCGGGTGCGCTGCTGCGAATCACCTTCCCTGGACCGGTTTCCGGTCCGCTTGCCTTGGGATTCGGCAGCCATTTCGGGCTCGGACTCTTTACCGCCATGGACTGA
- the cas7u gene encoding type I-U CRISPR-associated RAMP protein Csb1/Cas7u translates to MSLDLTPLDGAPRLLVEAALKPVQGSRFQPTGFPNLGHAEYASPDGQGRIVLVESAQSMANRLEAVCWDERVDDWVSPLAGLPVVKVTDEQGRPLTNSLLEAHRLNSPYILEGKDTSVLDLLKQRLASMEVGRVDLRELARVLLEFDTNALLHGIFLAKGTLAGGRLRLPRSLSAFIEATNAAVAASGGVKNDSVNPSGDTAKGFGNVPFARDEWVAERITAYFSLDLRQIRAFGLGDEVARMLVAMALFKIQRLLREGLRLRTACDLDVVEITVTRPDHFELPTLDDLEAELPGLIEAVGAQGLFGDSRVLTVTYRK, encoded by the coding sequence ATGTCGCTTGATCTGACCCCGCTTGATGGAGCGCCGCGGCTTCTCGTCGAGGCGGCGCTGAAGCCCGTTCAGGGTAGCCGATTTCAGCCGACCGGGTTCCCCAATCTCGGTCACGCCGAGTACGCGTCACCAGATGGTCAAGGACGGATCGTGCTCGTCGAGAGTGCGCAGTCGATGGCGAACCGCCTGGAGGCGGTTTGCTGGGATGAGCGTGTGGACGACTGGGTTTCGCCGCTTGCGGGACTTCCTGTTGTCAAGGTAACGGACGAGCAGGGTAGACCACTCACGAACTCGCTGCTGGAGGCGCATCGCCTCAACTCGCCGTATATCCTGGAGGGTAAGGACACATCCGTACTCGACCTGTTGAAGCAGCGCCTCGCCTCAATGGAAGTAGGCCGTGTAGACCTGCGGGAGCTTGCAAGAGTGCTGCTGGAGTTCGACACCAACGCCCTCCTTCACGGGATTTTCCTGGCCAAGGGGACCCTCGCGGGCGGGCGATTGCGACTTCCGAGATCGCTCTCGGCCTTCATCGAAGCCACGAACGCGGCCGTGGCGGCGAGTGGGGGGGTCAAGAACGACAGCGTCAATCCGAGCGGCGATACAGCGAAGGGCTTCGGCAACGTTCCCTTCGCGCGCGACGAGTGGGTGGCAGAACGAATCACAGCGTACTTCAGCCTGGATCTTCGCCAGATTCGAGCCTTTGGCCTTGGGGATGAGGTTGCGCGAATGCTCGTGGCGATGGCCCTGTTCAAGATCCAGCGACTGCTCCGCGAGGGCCTGCGTCTACGTACCGCCTGCGATTTGGATGTCGTCGAGATAACCGTGACGCGCCCCGATCATTTTGAGCTACCGACTCTCGATGACCTCGAAGCGGAGCTTCCCGGCCTTATCGAAGCGGTTGGAGCGCAAGGGCTCTTCGGAGACAGCCGGGTTCTGACCGTCACTTACAGGAAGTAG
- the cas1 gene encoding CRISPR-associated endonuclease Cas1, translated as MPPEQQLTLGLPPPPVTGDAPLVPVRMINEWVYCPRLAYLEWVEGEWADSVDTAEGRRAHARVDEGGGQLPAPEDLDEDLARAKSVTMSSERLGIIAKMDVVEADEESVTPVDFKKGKRPHVAAGAYEPERVQVCAQALILEDNGYRVEKGALWYAGSRERVGVTLDPELRARTLDAISGLRAAAASGRRPPPLQNSPKCPRCSLAGICLPDETNLFRNGHPPRPLNPSDNPALPLYVQTPGARVRKSGEQLIVEVEEEKVEVPMINVSQVALFGPVSVTTPALHALMRAEVSVSWFTTGGWFLGHTVGSGNGNVAVREAQYRFAFDEGRSLAFSRDLVVAKVRNSRTLLRRNWRDDREAGDKSETLERMRRMIQRVPFAESPQQLLGMEGEAAATYFAHFENMLAPNADEGVAAFSFSTRNRRPPTDPVNAMLSLAYALLTRTFVTAISATGLDPYMGLYHRPRHGRPALALDVMEPFRPIVADSCVIQVINNGEVRPGDFVFNGPSCALRPGGRKAFMAAFERRMEQETTHPVFGYRVSMRRLIDVQARLLARHFQGEIRTYPHYLPR; from the coding sequence ATGCCCCCCGAACAACAACTCACCCTCGGCCTTCCGCCCCCTCCCGTCACTGGCGACGCGCCCCTCGTCCCGGTCCGGATGATCAATGAGTGGGTCTATTGCCCGCGTCTCGCCTACCTCGAATGGGTCGAGGGCGAATGGGCGGACAGCGTGGATACGGCCGAGGGACGGCGCGCGCACGCGCGGGTGGATGAGGGCGGCGGACAGTTGCCCGCGCCGGAAGATCTTGACGAGGACCTGGCCCGGGCCAAGTCGGTCACCATGTCCTCGGAGCGCTTGGGCATCATCGCCAAGATGGATGTCGTGGAGGCGGACGAGGAGTCGGTGACGCCGGTGGACTTCAAGAAGGGCAAGCGGCCACACGTGGCCGCGGGGGCCTATGAGCCGGAGCGCGTGCAGGTATGCGCCCAGGCACTGATCCTGGAGGACAACGGCTACCGCGTGGAGAAGGGGGCACTGTGGTACGCTGGCTCGCGGGAGCGCGTCGGGGTGACGCTGGACCCGGAGCTTCGGGCGCGCACCCTGGACGCCATTTCGGGCCTGCGCGCGGCGGCCGCGTCTGGACGCAGGCCCCCTCCCTTGCAGAACAGCCCCAAGTGCCCGCGTTGCTCCCTTGCCGGGATCTGCTTGCCGGACGAGACCAATCTCTTCCGCAACGGTCATCCTCCGCGTCCGCTCAACCCTTCGGACAACCCGGCGCTGCCGCTGTACGTGCAGACGCCGGGGGCGAGGGTGCGCAAGAGCGGCGAACAATTGATCGTCGAGGTGGAGGAAGAGAAAGTGGAAGTGCCGATGATCAATGTGTCCCAGGTGGCGCTGTTCGGTCCCGTCTCGGTCACCACGCCGGCACTGCACGCGCTGATGCGCGCAGAGGTTTCCGTCTCCTGGTTCACCACCGGAGGGTGGTTTCTCGGCCACACGGTGGGAAGCGGCAACGGCAATGTGGCCGTGCGCGAGGCCCAATACCGGTTCGCCTTCGATGAAGGCCGCAGTCTCGCCTTCTCGCGTGATCTGGTCGTAGCCAAGGTGCGCAACTCGCGGACCCTGTTGCGGCGCAACTGGCGCGACGACCGGGAGGCCGGCGACAAGTCGGAAACGCTGGAGCGAATGAGACGGATGATACAACGCGTGCCCTTTGCGGAAAGCCCTCAACAGTTGTTGGGAATGGAGGGTGAAGCCGCGGCAACGTACTTCGCGCATTTCGAGAATATGCTCGCGCCCAATGCGGACGAAGGCGTGGCAGCGTTTTCCTTTTCGACCCGCAACCGGCGTCCGCCTACAGATCCAGTCAACGCCATGCTGTCGCTGGCCTATGCGCTACTGACACGGACTTTCGTCACCGCGATCTCGGCGACGGGGCTCGACCCTTACATGGGGCTTTACCACCGGCCGCGCCACGGCCGCCCGGCTCTCGCCCTCGACGTCATGGAACCATTTCGGCCCATCGTCGCCGACTCATGCGTGATCCAGGTCATCAACAACGGCGAAGTCAGACCGGGCGACTTCGTCTTCAACGGGCCGAGTTGCGCCCTCCGGCCGGGAGGCCGCAAGGCTTTCATGGCAGCGTTCGAGCGCCGCATGGAGCAGGAAACCACCCATCCCGTGTTCGGTTACCGCGTCTCCATGAGACGGTTGATCGATGTGCAGGCACGGCTGCTGGCCCGGCATTTCCAGGGCGAAATCCGCACGTATCCCCACTACCTTCCGCGGTGA